In one Pseudomonas sp. MM211 genomic region, the following are encoded:
- a CDS encoding amino acid synthesis family protein, whose translation MSFEIRKIVSYVEETLIEGGKATDKPVTMVGLAVVIKNPWVGNGFVEDLKPVIKANCSELGELMVARLIAAIGGADKIEAYGKAAVVGADGEIEHASAVIHTLRFGNHYREAVKAKSYLSFTNKRGGPGTSIQIPMMHKDDEGLRSHYITLEMQIEDAPRADEIVVVLGAANGGRLHPRIGNRYIDLEELAAEKAQ comes from the coding sequence ATGAGTTTCGAGATTCGCAAGATCGTCAGCTATGTAGAAGAAACCCTGATCGAAGGCGGCAAGGCCACCGACAAGCCGGTCACCATGGTCGGTCTGGCCGTCGTGATCAAGAACCCGTGGGTTGGCAACGGCTTCGTCGAAGACCTCAAGCCAGTGATCAAGGCCAACTGCTCCGAGCTGGGTGAACTGATGGTCGCGCGCCTGATCGCCGCCATCGGCGGTGCCGATAAGATCGAGGCCTACGGCAAGGCTGCCGTGGTCGGTGCCGATGGTGAAATCGAGCACGCCTCGGCCGTTATCCACACCCTGCGCTTCGGCAATCACTACCGCGAAGCGGTCAAGGCCAAGAGCTACCTGAGCTTTACCAACAAGCGCGGTGGCCCGGGTACTTCGATCCAGATTCCGATGATGCACAAGGACGATGAAGGCCTGCGCTCGCACTACATCACCCTGGAAATGCAGATCGAAGATGCACCGCGTGCCGACGAAATCGTCGTGGTACTGGGTGCCGCCAATGGCGGTCGCCTGCACCCGCGCATCGGTAACCGTTACATCGATCTGGAAGAACTGGCCGCCGAGAAGGCGCAGTAA
- the folE2 gene encoding GTP cyclohydrolase FolE2 → MNQPSNLPDIAAQRSTDFTATLDWVGMRGIALPVQLDGQAVNARVDAGVSLDDGQTRGIHMSRLYLALAELQQEPVSPVLLRRVLKRFLDSHQRLSLHAYLDLYGDWLIQRPALISPLSGYKAYPLSIHSRLGPDGLHLELRLQLSYSSTCPCSAALARQLIQQRFSEDFANRQPNVEEMHAWLGSSAGIVATPHSQRSEADIHVRLQSDATALPFIDLLERAEAALGTAVQTAVKRADEQAFALANGQNLMFCEDAARRLHSALLATPDISALHIQVTHAESLHAHDAVACASHNWR, encoded by the coding sequence ATGAACCAGCCAAGCAACTTGCCCGATATAGCTGCCCAGCGCAGCACCGACTTCACCGCCACACTCGACTGGGTGGGCATGCGCGGCATCGCCCTGCCGGTGCAGCTCGACGGGCAGGCCGTCAACGCCCGCGTGGATGCCGGCGTCAGCCTGGACGACGGCCAGACGCGCGGTATTCATATGTCGCGCCTCTACCTGGCCCTCGCCGAACTGCAGCAGGAGCCCGTGTCACCGGTCTTGCTACGGCGGGTGCTGAAGCGTTTTCTGGACAGCCACCAGAGGCTGTCGCTGCACGCCTATCTGGATCTGTACGGCGATTGGCTGATCCAGCGGCCTGCGCTGATCAGCCCGCTGTCGGGCTACAAGGCCTATCCGCTGTCAATCCACTCGCGCCTCGGCCCGGACGGCCTGCACTTGGAGTTGAGGCTGCAGCTGAGCTACTCATCGACCTGCCCTTGCTCGGCAGCCTTGGCGCGGCAGCTTATCCAGCAGCGCTTCAGCGAAGATTTCGCCAACCGCCAACCGAATGTCGAGGAGATGCACGCCTGGCTCGGCAGCAGCGCGGGTATCGTCGCCACGCCCCACAGCCAGCGCAGCGAAGCCGACATTCACGTTCGCTTGCAAAGCGATGCGACCGCTCTGCCCTTCATCGACCTGCTCGAGCGCGCGGAAGCTGCCCTCGGTACTGCCGTACAGACTGCAGTGAAACGCGCCGATGAACAGGCCTTCGCCCTGGCCAACGGTCAGAACCTGATGTTCTGCGAAGACGCCGCACGCCGCCTGCATAGCGCTCTACTGGCTACACCCGACATCAGTGCCTTGCATATCCAGGTCACCCACGCCGAAAGCCTGCACGCCCATGATGCAGTGGCCTGCGCCAGCCACAACTGGCGCTGA
- a CDS encoding NADH:ubiquinone oxidoreductase, with translation MRRLLLLAFCSVSSLAWGEACVVHSQAERLDVKVCQQNRSIPPNLFRTGFCQPQLKGQKVDVSFVEQCPTGAFGVCRNAKVGGTPYQQDVHYYGVANDAAYLKPFCERQSKGVWMAY, from the coding sequence ATGCGTCGTTTGCTGCTGCTTGCGTTCTGTAGTGTGTCCAGCCTGGCCTGGGGCGAAGCTTGTGTGGTGCACAGCCAGGCAGAGCGCCTGGACGTCAAGGTTTGCCAGCAGAACCGCAGCATCCCGCCGAATCTGTTCCGTACCGGCTTCTGTCAGCCACAGCTCAAGGGCCAGAAGGTCGACGTCAGCTTCGTCGAGCAGTGCCCCACCGGCGCGTTCGGCGTGTGCCGCAACGCCAAGGTGGGCGGCACGCCCTACCAGCAGGACGTTCACTATTATGGCGTGGCCAACGACGCCGCTTACCTCAAGCCATTCTGCGAACGGCAAAGCAAAGGCGTGTGGATGGCCTACTGA
- the dksA gene encoding RNA polymerase-binding protein DksA codes for MTVDELLALPPQAYMNDAQQDFFRNLLVQQRQELQERIDDEFGALREQERPADEADMASREEQRQWQLRLLEREKKLLDKIDEALERLAHGEYGWCRETGEPIGLRRLLLRPTASLCIEAKEREEQRERHKRSV; via the coding sequence ATGACCGTCGACGAACTGCTTGCCCTGCCGCCTCAGGCCTACATGAACGACGCTCAGCAGGATTTCTTCCGGAACCTGCTGGTTCAGCAGCGCCAGGAGTTGCAGGAGCGCATCGACGACGAGTTTGGCGCGCTGCGCGAGCAGGAGCGGCCCGCAGACGAGGCCGACATGGCCAGCCGTGAAGAGCAGCGGCAGTGGCAGCTGCGCCTGCTCGAACGGGAAAAGAAGCTGCTCGACAAGATCGACGAAGCCCTCGAGCGGCTAGCCCATGGCGAGTACGGCTGGTGCCGCGAAACCGGTGAGCCGATTGGCCTGCGTCGTCTGCTGCTGCGGCCCACGGCCAGCCTGTGTATCGAGGCGAAAGAGCGCGAAGAACAGCGCGAACGCCACAAACGCTCCGTGTAA
- a CDS encoding tetratricopeptide repeat protein — translation MTRTLLSFALLPLFAVAAQAAPQPCDSVSLCNAAGTAAYQAGRYDEAAGNFERQLRRAEQADDAAARELALNNLVVTNLRLQEPGQARAWLNLALHDGMQGTATRHNLRSVSAALNYQALGASLEGRYLRYSGAAMWSSLYVSRQPDGSYRASFAPLRAGAKIEEYGPAAVGYLQGALQGEKAYFQLTAADLPKGCAVELFHEGLDIRVLEVFDPQCQQYGGAGISVAGEYLKVSTESQEQEQER, via the coding sequence ATGACGCGCACGCTTCTTTCCTTTGCCCTGTTGCCGCTGTTTGCCGTTGCCGCCCAGGCTGCACCGCAGCCCTGTGACAGCGTCAGCCTGTGCAACGCTGCCGGTACTGCAGCCTATCAGGCGGGCCGTTACGATGAGGCTGCAGGCAACTTCGAGCGCCAGTTGCGGCGTGCCGAGCAGGCTGATGACGCTGCCGCCCGCGAGCTGGCTCTGAACAATCTGGTGGTGACCAATCTGCGTCTCCAGGAGCCGGGCCAGGCAAGGGCCTGGTTGAACCTGGCGCTGCACGACGGTATGCAGGGCACGGCCACCCGCCACAACCTGCGCTCGGTGTCCGCGGCGCTGAACTACCAGGCCCTTGGTGCCAGCTTGGAGGGGCGCTATCTGCGCTACTCCGGAGCGGCAATGTGGAGCAGCCTGTACGTTAGCCGCCAGCCAGACGGTAGCTATCGCGCGTCTTTTGCCCCGTTGCGCGCAGGTGCAAAGATTGAAGAGTACGGCCCGGCTGCTGTCGGTTATCTGCAGGGAGCATTGCAAGGCGAGAAAGCCTATTTCCAACTGACGGCTGCGGATCTGCCCAAGGGCTGTGCTGTCGAGCTGTTTCACGAAGGGCTGGATATCCGTGTGCTGGAAGTCTTCGACCCGCAGTGCCAGCAATACGGCGGCGCCGGTATCAGCGTGGCCGGCGAATACCTGAAGGTCAGCACCGAGTCGCAGGAGCAAGAGCAAGAACGCTGA
- a CDS encoding DUF1826 domain-containing protein, producing the protein MLAFKHRVMPQQVSGEEIDVLGEALRDEVNLAVWQRRLPEHLSAFASTLLAQGEPLAQSLCIDLSDAYAEPALPGLLSEYSDILGQAAFLADVAWLIRAYAFLLDARSIGLRLRALDAAMCPRFHVDKVPLRLITSYAGVGSQWLREGAVSRQHLGGPQALPAENAVVEQIGCGHVALLKGERWIGNEGRGLVHRSPALPAGERRLLLTLDWLA; encoded by the coding sequence ATGCTCGCGTTCAAACACCGAGTAATGCCGCAGCAGGTCAGTGGTGAAGAGATCGACGTGCTCGGTGAGGCGTTGCGTGATGAGGTCAATCTGGCGGTCTGGCAGCGCAGGCTGCCGGAGCATCTTTCGGCATTTGCCAGCACCTTGCTGGCCCAGGGCGAGCCGCTGGCGCAATCGCTGTGCATCGACCTGAGCGACGCCTATGCTGAGCCAGCGTTGCCCGGCCTGCTCTCCGAGTACAGCGACATTCTTGGCCAGGCAGCTTTTCTTGCCGACGTGGCCTGGCTGATCCGCGCTTATGCCTTTCTGCTCGATGCTCGCAGCATCGGTTTGCGCCTGCGCGCGCTGGACGCTGCCATGTGTCCACGTTTTCATGTCGACAAGGTGCCGCTGCGGCTGATCACCAGCTACGCCGGCGTCGGGAGTCAGTGGCTGCGCGAGGGTGCAGTGTCACGTCAGCATCTCGGTGGGCCCCAGGCGCTGCCAGCGGAGAATGCCGTGGTCGAGCAGATAGGCTGCGGTCACGTGGCGCTGCTCAAGGGTGAGCGCTGGATCGGCAACGAAGGCCGTGGCCTGGTGCACCGTTCGCCGGCCTTGCCGGCGGGAGAGCGGCGCTTGTTGCTGACCCTGGACTGGCTGGCCTAA
- the ybaL gene encoding YbaL family putative K(+) efflux transporter — protein MPHHTPLIATIAAGFVLAYLFGSLANRLRLSPLVGYLIAGVIVGPFTPGFVADKELSHEISEIGVILLMFGVGLHFSLKDLMSVKHIAIPGAVVQIAVATVMGMGLSWAMGWSWGAGLVFGLALSVASTVVLLRALEERQLIDTRRGKIAVGWLIVEDLVMVLALVLLPALSGVLGGIPQGDGSSSIGMQLLITLGKVTAFVALMVVVGRRVIPWLLERSAGTGSRELFTLAVLAIAMGIAYGSAQLFGVSFALGAFFAGMILNESEYSHKAAEDSLPLRDAFAVLFFVSVGMLFNPSILLEQPLLVLGTFLVIVFGKSLAAMLIVLAFRKPLSTALTISVSLAQIGEFSFILIGLGIGLNLVPEAGRDLVLAGAILSILCNPLLFLLIDRLQPWLDRREHTTPADQVSAADSEDNDLHPISEVGHAILIGHGRVGSRISKRLRDEGVPLVIIDDNRTRAQELREEGFSVVLGNAASTHVLELANVAQARWLMIAIPNSLEAGQIALHGRQANAGLDIIARAHFDDEVDYLREHNADLVVMGEREIARVMFERLGLQAPAPIAQ, from the coding sequence ATGCCTCACCACACACCCCTGATTGCGACAATCGCCGCCGGCTTCGTGCTGGCCTACCTGTTCGGCAGCCTGGCCAACCGCCTGCGCCTGTCGCCACTGGTAGGCTATCTGATCGCTGGCGTGATCGTCGGCCCCTTCACTCCCGGCTTCGTTGCCGACAAGGAGCTGTCCCACGAAATCTCCGAGATCGGCGTGATCCTGCTGATGTTCGGCGTGGGCCTGCACTTCTCCCTGAAAGACCTGATGTCGGTCAAACACATCGCCATTCCCGGCGCCGTGGTGCAGATCGCCGTGGCCACGGTGATGGGCATGGGCCTGTCCTGGGCGATGGGCTGGAGTTGGGGCGCCGGCCTGGTGTTCGGCCTGGCACTGTCGGTGGCCAGTACCGTGGTACTGCTACGCGCCCTCGAAGAGCGCCAGTTGATCGATACCCGCCGCGGCAAGATCGCCGTGGGCTGGCTGATCGTCGAAGACCTGGTGATGGTGCTGGCCCTGGTACTGTTGCCAGCGCTGTCCGGCGTGCTCGGCGGCATTCCTCAGGGCGACGGTTCCAGCAGCATCGGCATGCAGTTGCTGATCACCCTAGGCAAGGTCACCGCGTTCGTCGCGCTGATGGTCGTGGTCGGGCGCCGGGTCATTCCCTGGTTGCTGGAGCGCAGCGCTGGCACCGGTTCGCGCGAGCTGTTCACCCTGGCCGTGCTGGCCATCGCCATGGGCATCGCCTACGGCTCGGCGCAGCTGTTCGGGGTGTCCTTCGCCCTTGGCGCCTTCTTCGCCGGGATGATCCTCAACGAGTCCGAATACAGCCACAAGGCAGCCGAAGACTCGCTGCCGCTGCGTGATGCCTTCGCGGTGCTGTTCTTCGTGTCGGTGGGCATGCTGTTCAATCCGTCGATCCTGCTCGAGCAGCCACTGCTGGTGCTGGGTACCTTCCTGGTCATCGTGTTCGGTAAATCCCTGGCGGCGATGTTGATCGTGCTGGCGTTCCGCAAACCGCTGAGCACCGCGCTGACCATTTCGGTGAGCCTGGCGCAGATCGGTGAGTTTTCGTTCATCCTGATCGGCCTGGGCATCGGCCTGAATCTGGTGCCGGAAGCGGGCCGCGACCTGGTGCTGGCCGGCGCGATCCTGTCGATCCTCTGCAACCCGCTGCTGTTCCTGCTGATCGACCGCCTGCAGCCATGGCTGGATCGCCGCGAGCACACCACGCCGGCCGATCAGGTCAGCGCCGCGGACAGCGAAGACAACGACCTGCACCCGATCAGCGAAGTCGGCCACGCCATTCTCATCGGTCACGGCCGTGTCGGCAGCCGAATCAGCAAGCGCCTGCGTGACGAAGGCGTGCCGTTGGTGATCATCGACGACAACCGAACCCGCGCCCAGGAACTGCGTGAAGAAGGCTTCAGCGTGGTGCTCGGCAACGCCGCCAGCACCCATGTACTGGAACTGGCCAACGTCGCCCAGGCGCGCTGGCTGATGATCGCCATCCCCAACAGCCTGGAGGCCGGGCAGATCGCTCTGCATGGCCGTCAGGCGAATGCCGGGTTGGATATCATTGCCCGCGCCCACTTTGACGATGAAGTCGATTACCTGCGCGAGCACAACGCCGACCTGGTGGTGATGGGTGAACGGGAAATCGCCCGGGTGATGTTCGAGCGCCTGGGGCTGCAGGCACCGGCGCCGATCGCGCAGTAG
- a CDS encoding cation:proton antiporter, with protein sequence MHAISFIQDLAVIMLVAGVVTVLFHRFKQPVVLGYILAGFLIGPHTPPFGLIHDEETIRTLAELGVIFLMFCLGLEFSLRKLFNVGATAFIAAFLEIILMIWIGFEIGRYFGWSTMDSLFLGAILAISSTTIIIKALGDLKMKNERFAQLIFGVLIVEDILGIGIIALLSGIALSGSVETGEVFATVGKLSLFMIVALVIGIILVPRILAYVAKFESNEMLLVAVLGMCFGFCLLVVKLEYSMVLGAFLIGAIMAESRQLVQIERLIEPVRDMFSAIFFVAIGLLLDPNVLVEYAWPIAVITVAVIVGKVVSCSVGSFIAGNDGRTSLRVGMGLSQIGEFSFIIATLGMTLQVTSDFLYPVAVAVSVITTLTTPYLIRSADPLAVSLGKVMPQRVSRVFSLYGEWLRSIQPQGQGAILAGMIRKIVLQVLVNLAFVVAIFLGIAFFATQIGAWLGQWLDQENLRKAVIWGAALILSLPCLIAAYRKIKALSMLLAEMGVRQEKAGRHTARVRKVISEVIPLLSLVGIMVLLTALSSSILPSNDMLLLVGVVAAGVVAVLWRWFIRVHTRLQIALFETLDKPETPGHH encoded by the coding sequence ATGCATGCCATCAGCTTCATCCAGGATCTAGCGGTGATCATGCTGGTGGCCGGCGTGGTCACCGTGCTGTTCCACCGCTTCAAGCAGCCGGTGGTGCTCGGTTACATCCTCGCCGGCTTCCTGATCGGCCCGCACACGCCGCCGTTCGGCCTGATCCACGATGAAGAGACCATCCGCACCCTCGCCGAGCTGGGGGTGATCTTCCTGATGTTCTGCCTGGGGCTGGAATTCAGCCTGCGCAAGCTGTTCAACGTCGGAGCCACGGCCTTTATCGCGGCGTTCCTGGAAATCATCCTGATGATCTGGATCGGTTTCGAGATCGGCCGCTACTTCGGCTGGAGCACAATGGATTCGCTGTTCCTCGGCGCGATCCTGGCGATTTCCTCGACGACTATCATCATCAAGGCGCTCGGCGACCTGAAGATGAAGAACGAGCGCTTCGCACAGCTGATCTTCGGGGTGCTGATCGTTGAGGACATCCTTGGTATCGGCATCATCGCGCTGCTGTCCGGTATCGCCCTGAGCGGTAGCGTGGAAACCGGCGAGGTGTTCGCCACCGTCGGCAAGCTGTCGCTGTTCATGATCGTCGCCCTGGTCATCGGTATCATCCTGGTGCCGCGCATCCTCGCCTATGTAGCCAAGTTCGAAAGCAACGAGATGCTGCTGGTGGCGGTACTGGGCATGTGCTTCGGCTTCTGCCTGCTGGTGGTCAAGCTGGAATACAGCATGGTGCTGGGCGCGTTCCTGATCGGCGCGATCATGGCCGAGTCGCGCCAGTTGGTGCAGATCGAGCGCCTGATCGAGCCAGTGCGCGACATGTTCAGCGCGATCTTCTTCGTCGCCATCGGCCTGCTGCTCGACCCCAACGTGCTGGTCGAATATGCCTGGCCGATCGCGGTGATCACCGTGGCGGTCATCGTCGGTAAAGTGGTTTCGTGCAGCGTGGGCTCGTTCATTGCCGGTAATGATGGTCGTACCTCGCTGCGCGTCGGCATGGGCCTGTCGCAGATCGGCGAGTTCTCTTTCATCATCGCCACCCTGGGCATGACCCTGCAGGTGACCAGCGACTTCCTCTACCCGGTAGCGGTAGCCGTGTCGGTGATCACCACCCTGACCACGCCGTATCTGATCCGCTCGGCCGATCCCTTGGCAGTGAGCCTCGGCAAGGTCATGCCGCAGCGCGTGTCGCGGGTGTTCTCGCTGTATGGCGAGTGGCTGCGCAGCATCCAGCCGCAAGGCCAGGGCGCGATCCTGGCTGGGATGATCCGCAAGATCGTCCTGCAGGTGCTGGTCAACCTGGCGTTCGTGGTGGCGATCTTCCTCGGCATCGCCTTCTTCGCCACGCAGATCGGCGCCTGGCTGGGCCAGTGGCTGGATCAGGAGAACCTGCGCAAGGCGGTAATCTGGGGCGCGGCCCTGATCCTGTCGCTGCCGTGCCTGATCGCGGCGTACCGCAAGATCAAGGCGCTCTCCATGCTGCTCGCCGAGATGGGCGTGCGCCAGGAGAAGGCCGGTCGTCATACCGCGCGGGTGCGCAAGGTGATTTCCGAGGTGATTCCGCTGCTCTCGCTGGTCGGCATCATGGTGCTGCTGACGGCGCTGTCGTCGAGCATCCTGCCGTCCAACGACATGCTACTGCTGGTCGGTGTCGTCGCCGCCGGTGTGGTGGCCGTGTTGTGGCGCTGGTTCATCCGCGTGCACACACGCCTGCAGATCGCCCTGTTCGAAACCCTCGACAAGCCCGAGACACCTGGGCATCACTGA
- a CDS encoding acyl-CoA thioesterase, which yields MEPGNAQLTMTVLMTPDMANFSGNVHGGTLLKYLDEVAYACASRYAGRYVVTLSVDQVTFREPVHVGELVTFLASVNYTGRTSMEVGIKVVTENIRERSVRHTNSCFFTMVAVDENGKSTEVPPRQPQTSEEQRRFEQGQQRREIRQELENRYRALKGEA from the coding sequence ATGGAACCCGGAAACGCCCAACTGACGATGACCGTTCTGATGACCCCGGACATGGCCAACTTCTCCGGCAATGTACACGGCGGCACGCTGCTCAAGTATCTCGACGAAGTGGCCTACGCCTGCGCCAGCCGCTATGCCGGTCGCTACGTGGTAACCCTATCAGTGGATCAGGTGACATTTCGCGAACCGGTGCACGTCGGCGAGCTGGTGACCTTTCTGGCCTCGGTCAACTACACCGGACGCACCTCCATGGAAGTCGGCATCAAGGTAGTCACCGAAAACATCCGCGAGCGCTCGGTGCGCCATACCAACAGCTGCTTCTTCACCATGGTGGCAGTCGACGAAAACGGTAAATCCACCGAAGTGCCGCCCCGTCAACCTCAGACCTCGGAGGAGCAACGGCGTTTCGAACAGGGCCAACAGCGCCGCGAGATTCGTCAGGAGCTGGAAAACCGCTACCGCGCGCTCAAAGGCGAGGCATGA
- the zigA gene encoding zinc metallochaperone GTPase ZigA produces the protein MPNRLPVTVLSGFLGAGKSTLLNHVLRNRDGLRVAVIVNDMSEINIDGSEVQRDVSLNRAEEKLVEMSNGCICCTLREDLLEEVSKLARDGRFDYLLIESTGISEPLPVAETFTFRDEQGQSLADLARLDTLVTVVDGVNFLPDFQAAQSLASRGETLGEEDERSISDLLIEQIEFADVLLISKIDLISQAEREELTAILQRLNTRARILPMSMGAVPLKAILDTGLFDFERAAESPGWLKEMRGEHVPETEEYGIASSAYRARRPFHPQRFFDFLNREWVNGRLLRSKGFFWLASKYQEAGSWSQAGGLMRHGLAGRWWRFVPKSQWPQNEDDLKGIIRQWDAASGDCRQELVFIGQNVDFARLHAELDDCLLSDAEMATGTEAWSLLPDPFGPWVEAA, from the coding sequence ATGCCCAACCGTCTACCCGTAACCGTGCTGTCCGGCTTTCTTGGCGCCGGCAAGAGCACCCTGCTCAATCATGTGCTGAGAAATCGCGACGGCCTGCGCGTGGCGGTGATCGTCAATGACATGAGCGAAATCAACATCGATGGCAGCGAAGTGCAGCGCGATGTCAGCCTCAACCGCGCCGAAGAGAAGCTGGTGGAGATGAGCAATGGCTGCATCTGCTGCACCCTGCGAGAGGACTTGCTCGAGGAAGTCAGCAAGCTGGCTCGCGACGGACGCTTCGACTACCTGCTGATCGAGTCCACCGGTATCTCCGAGCCACTGCCGGTCGCCGAAACCTTCACCTTTCGTGACGAACAGGGGCAGAGCCTGGCCGATCTGGCGCGTCTCGATACTCTGGTCACGGTGGTCGATGGGGTGAATTTCCTGCCTGACTTCCAGGCTGCCCAGAGCCTGGCCAGCCGTGGCGAGACCCTTGGCGAGGAAGACGAGCGTTCGATCAGTGACCTGCTGATCGAACAGATCGAGTTCGCCGATGTGCTGCTGATCAGCAAGATCGACCTGATCAGCCAGGCCGAGCGCGAGGAGCTGACCGCCATCCTGCAACGCCTCAATACCCGCGCCAGGATCCTGCCGATGAGCATGGGTGCCGTGCCGCTCAAGGCGATTCTCGACACCGGCCTGTTCGACTTCGAACGCGCCGCCGAGTCGCCGGGCTGGCTCAAGGAAATGCGCGGCGAGCACGTGCCGGAAACCGAGGAATACGGCATCGCCTCCAGTGCCTACCGGGCACGTCGGCCGTTTCATCCGCAGCGTTTTTTCGACTTTCTCAACCGTGAGTGGGTCAACGGCCGGCTGCTGCGTTCCAAGGGCTTCTTCTGGTTGGCCAGCAAGTATCAGGAAGCGGGTAGCTGGTCCCAGGCCGGCGGCCTGATGCGCCACGGCCTGGCCGGGCGCTGGTGGCGTTTCGTGCCGAAGAGCCAATGGCCCCAGAATGAAGATGACCTCAAGGGCATCATTCGCCAGTGGGACGCCGCTAGCGGTGATTGCCGCCAGGAGCTGGTGTTCATCGGCCAGAATGTCGACTTCGCACGACTGCACGCTGAGCTGGACGACTGCCTGCTGAGCGATGCCGAGATGGCCACCGGCACTGAGGCCTGGAGCTTGTTGCCGGATCCGTTCGGCCCTTGGGTGGAGGCGGCATGA
- a CDS encoding CobW family GTP-binding protein, whose translation MLKQIPTHLIAGPLGAGKTSLIRQLLAQRPAHERWAVLINEFGQIGLDAALLNRDEDGLSFSEVAGGCLCCVNGVPFQVGLGRLLRKAKPDRLFIEPSGLGHPLNLLEQLSQAPWEGVLAVQPLLMVLDAAALAADVPLADSQCDALRHAGLLVLNKSEGVDGAARARIEERLQQGVYWTSQGVLPFSRLPMGPVADALVGSRSLPDGPLPPAMVWHRAEEPICLIQDQPEGWSIGWSIGWRWHPSQCFDLLRVQQWLTTLPWRRAKLVLQTNAGWLSANALEGQPLHWQNSEWRKDSRLELIFSSPQDEALLRTGMAACRMG comes from the coding sequence ATGTTGAAACAGATACCCACCCACCTGATCGCCGGCCCGTTGGGCGCCGGCAAGACCAGCCTGATCCGTCAGTTGCTGGCGCAACGGCCTGCGCACGAGCGCTGGGCGGTGCTGATCAATGAGTTCGGGCAGATCGGCCTGGATGCCGCGTTACTGAATCGTGATGAGGACGGCCTGAGCTTCAGTGAGGTAGCCGGTGGCTGCCTGTGCTGCGTCAATGGCGTGCCCTTTCAGGTCGGCCTCGGCCGTCTGCTGCGCAAGGCCAAACCGGATCGTTTGTTTATCGAGCCTTCCGGCCTTGGGCATCCGCTGAATCTGCTGGAACAGCTGAGCCAGGCGCCTTGGGAGGGCGTGCTGGCCGTACAGCCATTGCTGATGGTGCTGGACGCCGCTGCTCTGGCTGCCGACGTGCCACTCGCTGATAGCCAGTGCGATGCTTTGCGCCATGCCGGGCTGCTGGTGCTGAACAAAAGCGAAGGGGTGGATGGCGCCGCGCGCGCTCGCATCGAGGAAAGGCTCCAGCAGGGGGTGTACTGGACGAGCCAGGGCGTATTGCCGTTCAGTCGTCTACCCATGGGCCCCGTGGCTGACGCTCTGGTTGGCAGCCGCTCTTTACCGGATGGCCCGCTACCCCCCGCGATGGTCTGGCACCGTGCCGAGGAGCCGATCTGTCTGATTCAGGATCAGCCCGAGGGCTGGAGCATCGGCTGGAGCATCGGCTGGCGCTGGCACCCCAGCCAGTGTTTCGATCTGCTGCGGGTGCAGCAGTGGCTAACGACACTGCCGTGGCGGCGCGCCAAGCTGGTGCTGCAGACCAACGCTGGCTGGCTGTCAGCCAATGCCCTGGAGGGACAACCTTTGCATTGGCAGAACAGCGAGTGGCGCAAGGATTCGCGGCTGGAACTGATCTTCAGCAGCCCGCAAGACGAGGCCTTGTTGCGCACGGGAATGGCTGCCTGCCGAATGGGTTGA
- a CDS encoding DUF3301 domain-containing protein, whose protein sequence is MLTLGNLFILMLLAAAAAWLWHGHGIRERALTLVKQHCGKLDIELLDGNVAFQRFGIVRDGRGNRRFARVYGFEFTVTGEQRHAGRIVMFGAHLGSIELDPYPFREPPAVLPPTPAPAPAPRQSGQVIELQQWRRDHPSTRD, encoded by the coding sequence ATGTTGACCCTCGGCAACCTCTTCATCCTTATGCTTCTGGCCGCTGCCGCCGCCTGGCTATGGCATGGCCACGGCATTCGTGAGCGTGCGCTGACGCTGGTCAAGCAGCACTGCGGCAAGCTGGATATCGAACTGCTCGACGGCAACGTCGCCTTCCAGCGTTTCGGCATCGTGCGTGATGGCCGCGGCAACCGACGCTTTGCCCGGGTCTACGGCTTCGAGTTTACGGTCACTGGCGAGCAGCGCCATGCTGGCCGCATCGTCATGTTCGGCGCGCACTTGGGCAGTATCGAGCTGGATCCCTATCCGTTCCGCGAGCCGCCGGCAGTATTGCCTCCGACACCCGCACCCGCACCCGCACCCAGGCAGTCTGGTCAGGTGATCGAGTTGCAGCAATGGCGTCGCGACCATCCGTCCACGCGGGACTGA